The following coding sequences lie in one Conexibacter woesei Iso977N genomic window:
- a CDS encoding flavin-containing monooxygenase: MSNEAVQVLVVGGGQAGLAMSEHLRACGLSHVVLERGRIAERWRSARWDSLVANGPAWHDRFPGLEFGDVDPDGFATKEQVADYFVAYASKFDAPVRCGVEVLSVRRNDGRPGFTAQTSDGTIEARYVVAATGAFQQPSIPPLVPAGAPVQQLHSSAYKNPEQLPDGAVLVVGAGSSGVQIADELLRAGRRVFLSVGPHERPPRSYRGRDFCWWLGVLNQWDMETPAAGAEHVTIAVSGARGGHTVDFRDLAARGMDLVGFMTSYADGVISFAPDLAENINNGDASYLSLLDEADAYISRMGADLPQEPEARALGPLPAAAVDPLRELDLAAAGVTSIVWATGFTSDWSWLQVDAFDAAGRPRHRRGVSSEPGVYFLGLPWQSRRGSTFIWGVWHDAKHLAGHIETQRSYLMYDNNSRTSTKVEVSA, encoded by the coding sequence ATGTCCAACGAAGCTGTCCAGGTGCTGGTCGTCGGCGGCGGCCAGGCCGGCCTGGCGATGAGCGAGCACTTGCGCGCGTGCGGGCTCTCGCACGTGGTCCTGGAGCGCGGCCGGATCGCCGAGCGCTGGCGCTCGGCGCGCTGGGACTCGCTGGTCGCCAACGGCCCGGCGTGGCACGACCGCTTCCCGGGCCTCGAGTTCGGCGACGTCGACCCGGACGGCTTCGCGACCAAGGAGCAGGTCGCCGACTACTTCGTCGCCTACGCGTCGAAGTTCGACGCGCCCGTGCGCTGCGGCGTCGAGGTGCTGTCGGTGCGCCGCAACGACGGGCGCCCGGGCTTCACCGCGCAGACGAGCGACGGCACGATCGAGGCGCGCTACGTCGTCGCCGCGACCGGCGCGTTCCAGCAGCCGTCGATCCCGCCGCTGGTCCCGGCCGGCGCGCCCGTGCAGCAGCTGCACTCCAGTGCCTACAAGAACCCGGAGCAGCTGCCGGACGGCGCGGTGCTCGTCGTCGGGGCCGGCTCGTCCGGCGTCCAGATCGCCGACGAGCTGCTGCGCGCCGGGCGGCGCGTGTTCCTGTCGGTCGGGCCGCACGAGCGCCCGCCGCGCAGCTACCGCGGGCGCGACTTCTGCTGGTGGCTGGGCGTACTGAACCAGTGGGACATGGAGACGCCGGCCGCCGGCGCCGAGCACGTGACGATCGCCGTCAGCGGCGCGCGCGGCGGGCACACCGTCGACTTCCGCGACCTCGCCGCGCGCGGGATGGACCTCGTCGGGTTCATGACGTCCTACGCCGACGGCGTGATCAGCTTCGCGCCCGACCTCGCCGAGAACATCAACAACGGCGACGCCAGCTACCTGTCGCTGCTCGACGAGGCCGACGCCTACATCTCGCGCATGGGCGCCGACCTGCCGCAGGAGCCCGAGGCGCGCGCGCTCGGCCCGCTGCCCGCCGCCGCGGTCGACCCGCTGCGCGAGCTGGACCTCGCCGCCGCGGGCGTGACGTCGATCGTCTGGGCCACGGGGTTCACGAGCGACTGGTCCTGGCTGCAGGTCGACGCCTTCGACGCCGCCGGCCGCCCGCGCCACCGCCGCGGCGTGTCGTCCGAGCCGGGCGTCTACTTCCTCGGGCTGCCGTGGCAGTCGCGGCGCGGCTCGACGTTCATCTGGGGCGTGTGGCACGACGCCAAGCACCTCGCCGGCCACATCGAGACCCAGCGCTCCTACCTGATGTACGACAACAACTCCCGCACGAGCACGAAGGTCGAGGTGTCCGCATGA
- a CDS encoding DUF1028 domain-containing protein encodes MTFSILGRCGRTGRLGLAISSSSPAVAARCAFVRAGVGVAASQNVTDPRLGPALLDALASGVSAEGAVGAVAAQADHAEHRQLAVVDASGASAAWSGTRALGTHGTRTGEGWAAAGNMLAGEDVLDAVGAAFMDNSDDELEARLLRAMAAAVAAGGEEGPLHSAGLLVAGAVPWPETSLRVDWTDDDPIAALAALWDVWAPQRDDYVTRALDPEAAPAYGVPGDPINNDEEAVR; translated from the coding sequence GTGACGTTCTCGATCCTCGGCCGCTGCGGCCGGACCGGCCGGCTCGGCCTGGCGATCTCGTCGTCCTCGCCGGCCGTCGCCGCGCGCTGCGCGTTCGTCCGCGCGGGCGTCGGCGTGGCGGCGTCGCAGAACGTGACCGACCCGCGCCTGGGCCCGGCGCTGCTGGACGCGCTGGCGTCCGGCGTCTCGGCCGAGGGCGCGGTCGGCGCGGTCGCCGCGCAGGCCGACCACGCGGAGCACCGCCAGCTTGCGGTGGTCGACGCGAGCGGCGCGAGCGCGGCGTGGTCCGGCACCCGCGCGCTCGGGACCCACGGCACGCGCACGGGGGAGGGCTGGGCGGCCGCGGGCAACATGCTCGCGGGCGAGGACGTCCTCGACGCGGTCGGCGCGGCGTTCATGGACAACTCGGATGACGAGCTGGAGGCGCGGCTGCTCCGCGCCATGGCCGCGGCGGTCGCGGCCGGCGGGGAGGAGGGACCGCTGCACTCGGCGGGCCTGCTCGTCGCGGGCGCGGTCCCGTGGCCGGAGACGAGCCTGCGCGTCGACTGGACCGACGACGACCCGATCGCGGCGCTCGCCGCGCTCTGGGACGTCTGGGCGCCGCAGCGCGACGACTACGTCACGCGCGCGTTGGACCCGGAAGCGGCGCCGGCCTACGGCGTGCCGGGCGACCCCATCAACAACGACGAGGAGGCCGTCCGATGA
- a CDS encoding crotonase/enoyl-CoA hydratase family protein — MDGQPDQACRATIETGAPVAAARAALGDLALIPEWMTTHGGWRGTPPGAATEGTVFIQQVMLMGIPADVEWTVSSAEDAGVVLSGVGPMGLTFVFDMTVEDAGDGGSRIAIGAELRGDPVKGPMGASIARGLEDGLQESLERLAALLAGGAGGAGAGESGSAVLHVASGRRLDPSTPVIVGAGQLAQREPDATRDPAALAAAALQRAEEDSGSTGLLAQADAVYAVASASWPYRDMAALVGERVGAQPRETVQSARFGGNAGQLLVNEAAQAIADGDATVVLVCGAEAGATLAAVQRAGDGTPAWPEQPAGTRPDRVLGSEREANHRAEGAAGLGAPVYMYALIESAVRAANGATREEHDAAIAQLWAGLSEIGATNEHAWQPQAFTAQQLATVAESNRMVSTPYRKLMCANLQVDLASGLILTSVAAAQAAGVPQERWVFPHAGAAADDEWFVAERGALAASPAIRTIGAAALDHAGVAIDQVDHVDLYSCFPAAVQIAAAELGLPVGDPDRPLSLTGGLTFAGGPGNNYGGHAIATMVQRLRDEPQARGLTTSLGWYLTKHAIGIYSATPPERPFHSLHPVVAPEHTRPVAEEHDGPAVVEAYTVQYGRDGEPEAAIISAITPTGARALVRSRQPDVLADAVAHDILGWTADVSGADTIAFTQRAAAPLPGPPPPSVLVEDRGPVRIITLNRPHRRNAIDLATAQLLERVIDAFEADPAVTVAILTGAEGSFCAGMDLKAAAAGQFPITERRGPLGMTRMPIAKPVIAAVEGHALAGGCELALTADLIVAARDSSFGIPEPKRGLVAAAGGVLRLAQRLPRAVATELALTGAPMSAEKLAGFGLVNRLAEPGHALDVALQLAAEIAVNAPLSLLASKQIIAAAPDWSTEEAFQRQAEVAGAAMASQDAQEGMRAFVEKREPVWQGR, encoded by the coding sequence ATGGACGGTCAACCCGATCAGGCCTGCCGCGCGACGATCGAGACCGGTGCGCCGGTCGCGGCCGCACGCGCCGCGCTGGGCGACCTCGCGCTGATCCCGGAGTGGATGACGACGCACGGCGGCTGGCGCGGCACGCCGCCCGGCGCGGCCACCGAGGGCACGGTCTTCATCCAGCAGGTGATGTTGATGGGGATCCCGGCCGATGTCGAGTGGACGGTGTCGAGCGCCGAGGACGCCGGCGTGGTCCTGTCGGGCGTGGGGCCGATGGGGCTGACGTTCGTGTTCGACATGACGGTCGAGGACGCGGGCGACGGCGGGTCGCGGATCGCGATCGGCGCGGAGCTGCGCGGCGATCCGGTCAAGGGCCCGATGGGCGCGTCGATCGCGCGTGGCCTGGAGGACGGGCTGCAGGAGTCGCTGGAGCGGCTGGCCGCGCTGCTGGCCGGCGGCGCGGGCGGCGCGGGCGCGGGGGAGTCCGGCAGTGCCGTCCTCCATGTCGCCTCCGGGCGCCGCCTGGACCCGTCGACGCCGGTGATCGTCGGCGCCGGGCAGCTCGCCCAGCGCGAGCCCGACGCGACGCGCGACCCGGCCGCGCTGGCCGCGGCGGCGCTGCAGCGCGCCGAGGAGGACTCCGGGAGCACGGGCCTGCTCGCCCAGGCCGACGCGGTCTACGCGGTCGCCAGCGCCTCGTGGCCCTACCGCGACATGGCAGCGCTGGTCGGCGAGCGGGTCGGCGCGCAGCCGCGCGAGACCGTCCAGTCGGCGCGCTTCGGCGGCAACGCCGGCCAGCTCCTGGTCAACGAGGCCGCGCAGGCGATCGCCGACGGCGACGCGACGGTCGTGCTCGTCTGCGGCGCGGAGGCCGGCGCGACGCTGGCCGCCGTCCAGCGCGCGGGCGACGGCACGCCCGCCTGGCCCGAGCAGCCCGCGGGCACCCGCCCGGACCGCGTGCTCGGCAGCGAGCGCGAGGCCAACCACCGCGCCGAGGGCGCCGCCGGGCTCGGCGCGCCGGTCTACATGTACGCGTTGATCGAGTCCGCGGTGCGAGCGGCCAACGGCGCGACGCGCGAGGAGCACGACGCGGCGATCGCGCAGCTGTGGGCCGGCCTCTCGGAGATCGGCGCGACCAACGAGCACGCCTGGCAGCCGCAGGCCTTCACCGCGCAGCAGCTCGCAACGGTCGCGGAGTCCAACCGGATGGTCTCGACGCCGTACCGCAAGCTGATGTGCGCGAACCTCCAGGTCGACCTCGCCAGCGGCCTGATCCTCACCAGCGTCGCGGCGGCGCAGGCCGCGGGCGTCCCGCAGGAGCGGTGGGTGTTCCCGCACGCGGGCGCCGCCGCCGACGACGAGTGGTTCGTCGCCGAGCGCGGCGCGCTGGCCGCCTCGCCCGCGATCCGGACGATCGGCGCCGCGGCGCTGGACCACGCGGGCGTCGCGATCGACCAGGTCGACCACGTCGACCTCTACTCCTGCTTCCCGGCGGCGGTCCAGATCGCGGCGGCCGAGCTGGGCCTCCCGGTCGGCGACCCGGACCGGCCGCTGTCGCTGACCGGCGGGCTGACGTTCGCGGGCGGGCCGGGCAACAACTACGGCGGCCACGCGATCGCGACGATGGTCCAGCGGCTGCGCGACGAGCCGCAGGCCCGCGGCCTGACGACGTCGCTGGGCTGGTACCTGACCAAGCACGCGATCGGGATCTACTCCGCGACGCCGCCGGAGCGGCCGTTTCACTCGCTGCACCCGGTCGTCGCGCCGGAGCACACGCGCCCCGTCGCCGAGGAGCACGACGGGCCTGCGGTCGTCGAGGCCTACACGGTCCAGTACGGTCGCGACGGTGAGCCCGAAGCGGCGATCATCAGCGCGATCACGCCGACCGGCGCCCGGGCGCTCGTCCGCAGCCGCCAGCCGGACGTGCTCGCCGATGCGGTCGCCCACGACATCCTCGGCTGGACGGCCGACGTGAGCGGCGCCGACACGATCGCCTTCACGCAGCGCGCCGCCGCGCCGCTGCCCGGCCCGCCGCCGCCGAGCGTGCTCGTCGAGGACCGCGGGCCGGTCCGGATCATCACGCTCAACCGCCCGCACCGCCGCAACGCGATCGACCTCGCGACCGCGCAGCTGCTGGAGCGCGTGATCGACGCGTTCGAGGCCGACCCGGCCGTGACCGTCGCGATCCTCACCGGCGCCGAGGGCAGCTTCTGCGCGGGCATGGACCTGAAGGCGGCGGCCGCCGGCCAGTTCCCGATCACCGAGCGGCGCGGGCCGCTGGGGATGACGCGGATGCCGATCGCCAAGCCCGTGATCGCCGCCGTCGAGGGGCACGCGCTCGCGGGCGGCTGCGAGCTGGCGCTGACCGCCGACCTGATCGTCGCCGCGCGCGACTCGTCGTTCGGGATCCCGGAGCCCAAGCGCGGCCTCGTCGCCGCGGCGGGCGGCGTGCTGCGCCTCGCGCAGCGGCTGCCGCGCGCGGTCGCGACCGAGCTCGCGCTCACCGGCGCGCCGATGAGCGCCGAGAAGCTCGCGGGCTTCGGGCTCGTCAACCGGCTCGCCGAGCCCGGCCACGCGCTCGACGTCGCGCTGCAGCTGGCCGCCGAGATCGCGGTCAACGCGCCGCTGTCGCTGCTGGCCAGCAAGCAGATCATCGCCGCGGCGCCCGACTGGAGCACCGAGGAGGCGTTCCAGCGCCAGGCCGAGGTCGCAGGCGCGGCGATGGCCTCCCAGGACGCGCAGGAGGGCATGCGCGCGTTCGTCGAGAAGCGCGAGCCCGTGTGGCAGGGCCGATGA
- a CDS encoding RidA family protein — protein sequence MTTHKRIRMFNTADTYPEQRLDNDLCQAVVAGDTVYLRGQIGQDLDSSGNVGVGDVEAQAEQAMKNIKLLMEEAGGGLEHIVKVTVYLVDPRYREPVYRVMGKWLRGVHPVSTGIVVSALARPEWLVEIDATAVLGS from the coding sequence ATGACCACCCACAAGCGCATCCGCATGTTCAACACCGCGGACACCTACCCCGAGCAGAGGCTCGACAACGACCTCTGCCAGGCCGTCGTCGCGGGCGACACGGTCTACCTGCGCGGCCAGATCGGCCAGGACCTCGACAGCTCGGGGAACGTCGGCGTCGGCGACGTCGAGGCCCAGGCCGAGCAGGCGATGAAGAACATCAAGCTGCTGATGGAGGAGGCCGGCGGCGGCCTCGAGCACATCGTCAAGGTCACCGTCTACCTGGTCGACCCGCGCTACCGCGAGCCCGTCTACCGCGTGATGGGCAAGTGGCTGAGGGGCGTGCACCCGGTCTCGACCGGCATCGTCGTCAGCGCGCTGGCGCGGCCCGAGTGGCTGGTCGAGATCGACGCGACCGCGGTGCTCGGCTCGTGA
- a CDS encoding DEAD/DEAH box helicase: MSLADALPQTASPDALFDAFTEWAISQGLSLYPHQEEAAIELFSDNNVVLATPTGSGKSMVAIAAHFAALAQDRRTFYTAPIKALVSEKFFALCAVFGAENVGMLTGDASVNPNAPIICCTAEVLANIALREGSGADAGQVVMDEFHFYADGQRGWAWQVPLLSLPQAQFLLMSATLGDVREIATDLTRRTGRETVTIDDAQRPVPLTYSWSLDPLHEKLEELVSIDQAPVYVVHFTQAAALERAQSLLSAKLCTREERDAIAREIGAFRFTAGFGRTLSKLVRAGIGVHHAGMLPRYRRLVEQLAQTGLLKVICGTDTLGVGINVPIRTVLFTGLAKFDGTRQRLLKAREFHQIAGRAGRAGFDTSGYVVVQAPEHVIERTRALAKAGDDPRKRRRVQTRKPPEGEVGWTEETFERLRDAVPEALVSRMRVDHAMILNVVNQPADPVETMRALMEDNHEDERGRTRLSEQAQALGTELLDAGVIEWLPAPDPDGRTLQLAVDLQENFALNQPLASFALSAFELIDPESESYAYDVLSVVEAILDDPFPVLSAQAFKARGEAVAEMKAEGIEYDERMELLEEVTYPKPLDEPLREALGIFRETHPWVRDSDLSPKSVVRDMYEWGRTFTEFVAYYGLARSEGLVLRYLSNAYRALRQTVPEAIRTDELDDIIDWLGETVRQTDSSLLDEWEALTDPEAVARAVAAQEAGEGPPPPRPITANVRAFTVMVRNAMFQKVALAARDRYGDLAELDAAAGALTDPPTRVTMNVGDWEDALGAYWDEHESMGSGPDARSPRLLLIDRDPADAEDGRRVWSARQIVDDPEGHHDWAIVATVDLDASDAAGEPVIHTMSFSSAAFPD, from the coding sequence ATGTCCCTCGCCGACGCGCTTCCCCAGACCGCCAGCCCCGACGCGCTCTTCGACGCGTTCACCGAATGGGCCATCTCCCAGGGCCTGAGCCTCTACCCGCATCAGGAGGAGGCGGCGATCGAGCTGTTCAGCGACAACAACGTCGTGCTCGCCACGCCGACCGGCTCGGGCAAGTCGATGGTCGCGATCGCCGCGCACTTCGCGGCGCTCGCCCAGGACCGCCGGACGTTCTACACCGCGCCGATCAAGGCCCTGGTGTCCGAGAAGTTCTTCGCGCTGTGCGCGGTCTTCGGCGCCGAGAACGTGGGGATGCTGACCGGCGACGCCTCGGTCAACCCGAACGCGCCGATCATCTGCTGCACGGCCGAGGTGCTCGCGAACATCGCGCTGCGCGAGGGCAGCGGCGCCGACGCCGGCCAGGTCGTGATGGACGAGTTCCACTTCTACGCCGACGGCCAGCGCGGCTGGGCCTGGCAGGTCCCGCTGCTGAGCCTGCCCCAGGCGCAGTTCCTGCTGATGTCGGCCACGCTCGGCGACGTGCGTGAGATCGCGACCGACCTCACGCGTCGCACCGGACGCGAGACCGTCACGATCGACGACGCCCAGCGCCCGGTCCCGCTGACCTACTCCTGGTCGCTGGACCCGCTGCACGAGAAGCTCGAGGAGCTCGTCTCGATCGACCAGGCGCCGGTCTACGTCGTGCACTTCACCCAGGCCGCGGCGCTGGAGCGCGCGCAGTCGCTGCTCTCCGCCAAGCTCTGCACGCGCGAGGAGCGCGACGCGATCGCGCGCGAGATCGGCGCCTTCCGCTTCACCGCCGGCTTCGGCCGCACGCTCTCCAAGCTCGTCCGGGCGGGCATCGGCGTCCACCACGCCGGGATGCTCCCGCGCTACCGCCGCCTCGTCGAGCAGCTCGCGCAGACCGGGTTGTTGAAGGTCATCTGCGGGACCGACACGCTCGGCGTCGGGATCAACGTCCCGATCCGCACGGTCCTCTTCACCGGCCTGGCGAAGTTCGACGGGACCCGGCAGCGCCTCCTGAAGGCGCGCGAGTTCCACCAGATCGCGGGCCGCGCCGGGCGCGCCGGGTTCGACACGTCCGGCTACGTCGTCGTCCAGGCGCCCGAGCACGTGATCGAGCGCACGCGCGCGCTCGCCAAGGCCGGCGACGACCCCAGGAAGCGCCGCAGGGTCCAGACCCGCAAGCCGCCCGAGGGCGAGGTCGGCTGGACCGAGGAGACGTTCGAGCGCCTGCGCGACGCGGTCCCGGAGGCGCTCGTCTCGCGCATGCGGGTCGACCACGCGATGATCCTCAACGTCGTCAACCAGCCCGCCGACCCGGTCGAGACGATGCGCGCGTTGATGGAGGACAACCACGAGGACGAGCGCGGCCGCACGCGCCTGTCCGAGCAGGCCCAGGCGCTGGGGACCGAGCTGCTCGACGCGGGCGTCATCGAGTGGCTGCCCGCGCCCGACCCCGACGGCCGCACGCTCCAGCTCGCCGTCGACCTGCAGGAGAACTTCGCGCTCAACCAGCCGCTGGCGTCGTTCGCGCTCTCGGCCTTCGAGCTGATCGACCCGGAGTCCGAGTCCTACGCCTACGACGTCCTGTCGGTCGTCGAGGCGATCCTCGACGACCCGTTCCCGGTGCTCAGCGCCCAGGCGTTCAAGGCGCGCGGCGAGGCGGTCGCCGAGATGAAGGCCGAGGGCATCGAGTACGACGAGCGCATGGAGCTGCTGGAGGAGGTCACCTACCCCAAGCCGCTCGACGAGCCACTGCGCGAGGCGCTCGGGATCTTCCGCGAGACGCACCCGTGGGTGCGCGACTCCGACCTGTCGCCGAAGTCGGTCGTGCGCGACATGTACGAGTGGGGGCGGACGTTCACCGAGTTCGTCGCCTACTACGGGCTCGCGCGCTCCGAGGGGCTGGTGCTGCGGTACTTGAGCAACGCCTACCGCGCGCTGCGCCAGACCGTGCCGGAGGCGATCCGGACCGACGAGCTGGACGACATCATCGACTGGCTGGGGGAGACGGTCCGGCAGACCGACTCGAGCCTTTTGGATGAATGGGAGGCTTTGACCGATCCGGAAGCCGTCGCGCGGGCGGTCGCCGCGCAGGAGGCGGGCGAGGGCCCGCCGCCGCCGCGGCCGATCACCGCCAACGTGCGCGCGTTCACCGTGATGGTGCGCAACGCGATGTTCCAGAAGGTCGCGCTGGCCGCGCGCGACCGCTACGGTGACCTGGCCGAGCTGGACGCCGCGGCGGGGGCGCTGACCGACCCGCCGACGCGCGTGACGATGAACGTCGGCGACTGGGAGGACGCGCTCGGCGCCTACTGGGACGAGCACGAGTCGATGGGCTCGGGCCCGGACGCGCGCTCGCCGCGGCTGCTGCTGATCGACCGCGATCCGGCCGACGCGGAGGACGGGCGTCGCGTCTGGAGCGCGCGGCAGATCGTCGACGACCCCGAGGGCCACCACGATTGGGCGATCGTGGCGACCGTCGACCTCGACGCCTCCGACGCGGCGGGCGAGCCGGTCATCCACACCATGTCGTTCTCGTCGGCGGCGTTCCCGGACTAG
- a CDS encoding flavin-containing monooxygenase, producing the protein MSPSVAVIGTGFGGLAAVIELKRRGFDDIVVLEKADGVGGTWRENTYPGAACDVPSPFYSYSFEPNPHWPNRFSRQPAILEYINKVADTYDIRRHVRFGTEVTGADFDAVTGRWTVAVSSGEPVVADVLVSAVGQLSRPSIPDLPGLETFAGPAFHSATWDHDVDLTGKRVAVIGTGASAVQFVPQIQPRVGRMTVFQRSAPYVIPRPDREFGRWHHRLFERVPATELAERATWYGLVEGLSVAWVYARPLAAALRAWSKRHMRRGTRAKPGLFERVWPDYAIGCRRILFSDDYLPALAAPNVELVTQPVTAVTPRGVVTADGTEHPADVLIWGTGFNVQDFLAPMAITGAGGVALQDQWRDGARAYYGMTVPNFPNLFVLYGPNTNTGGGSIIYFLEAQAAYLGDYVSHLAATGRPLAVKPAVEQAYDERIQEQLRGSVWSRCTSWYRQADGRITANWPLLGAQYRRQARFDAADYEPAGTAG; encoded by the coding sequence ATGAGCCCGTCGGTCGCCGTCATCGGGACCGGCTTCGGCGGCCTGGCCGCGGTGATCGAGCTCAAGCGCCGCGGCTTCGACGACATCGTCGTCCTGGAGAAGGCCGACGGCGTCGGCGGCACCTGGCGCGAGAACACCTACCCGGGCGCGGCGTGCGACGTCCCGTCGCCGTTCTACTCCTACTCGTTCGAGCCCAACCCGCACTGGCCGAACCGCTTCTCGCGCCAGCCGGCGATCCTCGAGTACATCAACAAGGTCGCCGACACCTATGACATCCGGCGCCACGTGCGCTTCGGGACCGAGGTCACCGGCGCGGACTTCGACGCGGTGACCGGGAGGTGGACGGTCGCGGTCAGCAGCGGCGAGCCGGTCGTCGCCGACGTGCTCGTCTCCGCGGTCGGCCAGCTCTCGAGGCCCTCGATCCCGGACCTCCCGGGGCTGGAGACGTTCGCGGGCCCCGCGTTCCACTCCGCGACCTGGGACCACGACGTCGACCTCACCGGCAAGCGCGTCGCGGTGATCGGGACCGGCGCCAGCGCCGTCCAGTTCGTCCCGCAGATCCAGCCGCGGGTCGGGCGTATGACGGTCTTCCAGCGCTCGGCGCCTTACGTCATCCCGCGCCCGGACCGCGAGTTCGGCCGCTGGCACCACCGCCTGTTCGAGCGCGTGCCCGCGACCGAGCTGGCCGAGCGCGCCACCTGGTACGGCCTCGTCGAGGGCCTGAGCGTCGCGTGGGTCTACGCGAGGCCGCTGGCCGCGGCGCTCCGGGCGTGGTCGAAGCGGCACATGAGGCGCGGGACGAGGGCGAAGCCCGGGCTGTTCGAGCGGGTCTGGCCCGACTACGCGATCGGCTGCAGGCGGATCCTGTTCTCCGACGACTACCTGCCGGCGCTCGCCGCGCCGAACGTCGAGCTCGTCACCCAGCCGGTGACCGCGGTCACGCCGCGCGGCGTCGTCACCGCCGACGGGACCGAGCACCCGGCCGACGTGCTGATCTGGGGAACGGGCTTCAACGTTCAGGACTTCCTCGCGCCGATGGCGATCACCGGCGCGGGCGGCGTCGCGCTCCAGGACCAGTGGCGCGACGGGGCGCGCGCCTACTACGGCATGACCGTCCCGAACTTCCCCAACCTGTTCGTGTTGTACGGCCCGAACACCAACACCGGCGGCGGGTCGATCATCTACTTCCTCGAGGCCCAGGCCGCCTACCTCGGCGACTACGTCTCCCACCTCGCGGCGACCGGCCGGCCGCTGGCGGTCAAGCCCGCGGTCGAACAGGCCTACGACGAGCGGATCCAGGAACAGCTGCGCGGCAGCGTCTGGAGCCGCTGCACCTCCTGGTACCGCCAGGCCGACGGCCGCATCACCGCCAACTGGCCGCTGCTCGGCGCCCAGTACCGCAGGCAGGCGCGCTTCGACGCCGCCGACTACGAGCCGGCCGGCACCGCCGGCTAG
- a CDS encoding TetR/AcrR family transcriptional regulator — translation MATTDPTLGPALARALAHPAAAGDEAAIDDRILDAALELISAFGAGRTSIDDIAARAGVGRATVFRRFKTKDAVVERLLARETQRFLAQLRAAIAATSDPATSVVEAFFFVVRYFTTHPLLDRLARMESQALVDALRAGEPSAFEIGTDFVAQRLRSGQRRGKIPQSDADLLADALVRLTLSYLLIPSRRIDLRDDDEIRAFARTALAPLVTRRS, via the coding sequence GTGGCCACGACCGACCCCACGCTGGGCCCCGCGCTCGCCCGCGCGCTCGCGCACCCCGCCGCCGCGGGCGACGAGGCCGCGATCGACGACCGCATCCTCGACGCCGCGCTGGAGCTGATCAGCGCCTTCGGCGCCGGGCGCACGAGCATCGACGACATCGCCGCCCGCGCCGGCGTCGGCCGCGCCACCGTGTTCCGCCGCTTCAAGACCAAGGACGCCGTGGTCGAGCGCCTGCTCGCGCGCGAGACCCAGCGCTTCCTGGCCCAGCTGCGCGCGGCGATCGCCGCCACGAGCGACCCCGCGACCAGCGTCGTCGAGGCGTTCTTCTTCGTCGTGCGCTACTTCACGACCCACCCGCTGCTCGACCGCCTGGCCCGGATGGAGTCCCAGGCGCTGGTCGACGCGCTGCGCGCGGGCGAGCCGTCCGCGTTCGAGATCGGGACCGACTTCGTCGCGCAGCGACTGCGGTCCGGGCAGCGCCGCGGCAAGATCCCGCAGAGCGACGCCGACCTGCTCGCCGACGCGCTCGTCCGGCTGACGCTCAGCTACCTGCTGATCCCCAGCCGCCGGATCGACCTGCGCGACGACGACGAGATCCGGGCGTTCGCCCGCACGGCGCTGGCGCCGCTGGTCACGCGGCGCTCCTAG